In one Streptomyces sp. T12 genomic region, the following are encoded:
- a CDS encoding tannase/feruloyl esterase family alpha/beta hydrolase codes for MRPSQGLPFVAATLLTAALTWPTPAAARAIDEHCSRQERLRVPGAAFQQSACLPDLTTTGLAGTPYTDMADQAGLTARGTRTPAGVRGIQIDGYFPDSSRFNATHGLHHDAQFVIRLPDRWNGGLVVTGAPGTRRQYATDTAISDQVLARGYAYAATDKGNNGADFYRDGKRPGDAVAEWNARTTQLTRAARKAVAQRYGHAPRRTYMTGISNGGYLTRWQLENHPELYDGGVDWEGALWTADGPNLLTSLPVAVARMLGSAQDEDLYTVGFARGSEFLWAYHEQAYWGVTQKIYRAEFDPAYDPGCPGPSAGTTPEQTLAPCASDASYDYASRPASVRRAVARVELTGRIGRPLITLHGDLDALLPKATDSDVYARMVDASGRHPLHRYFTIAGGTHVDGLYDTYPDRLRPILPCYRSAFDALVSWVERGTPPPADRTVGRPASGDVLNSCALSTPVAPAAG; via the coding sequence ATGCGCCCGTCCCAAGGTCTTCCGTTCGTTGCCGCAACGCTGCTGACCGCCGCCCTCACCTGGCCGACTCCCGCGGCCGCCAGGGCAATTGACGAACACTGCTCCCGTCAGGAGCGCCTGCGAGTACCGGGCGCGGCCTTCCAGCAGAGCGCCTGCCTCCCGGATCTGACCACGACGGGACTCGCCGGCACGCCCTACACCGACATGGCCGACCAGGCCGGGCTGACGGCACGGGGCACCCGGACACCGGCCGGGGTTCGCGGGATCCAGATCGACGGCTACTTCCCTGACTCCTCTCGCTTCAACGCCACACACGGCCTGCATCACGACGCACAGTTCGTGATCCGGCTGCCGGACCGCTGGAACGGCGGACTGGTCGTCACCGGAGCCCCCGGCACCCGCCGGCAGTACGCGACGGACACGGCGATCTCCGACCAGGTGCTCGCAAGGGGTTACGCCTACGCGGCGACCGACAAGGGCAACAACGGCGCCGACTTCTACCGCGACGGCAAGCGGCCCGGTGACGCGGTCGCCGAGTGGAACGCGCGGACCACCCAGCTCACCCGGGCCGCCCGCAAGGCGGTGGCCCAGCGCTACGGGCACGCTCCTCGCCGTACGTACATGACCGGCATCTCCAACGGCGGCTATCTCACCCGCTGGCAGCTGGAGAACCATCCCGAGCTGTACGACGGCGGCGTGGACTGGGAGGGCGCCCTGTGGACCGCGGACGGCCCGAACCTGCTCACCTCCTTGCCGGTGGCAGTGGCACGGATGCTCGGCTCCGCACAGGACGAGGACCTGTACACGGTCGGTTTCGCGCGCGGCTCCGAGTTTCTGTGGGCCTACCACGAGCAGGCCTACTGGGGAGTCACGCAGAAGATCTACCGCGCCGAGTTCGACCCGGCGTACGACCCCGGCTGTCCCGGCCCGTCCGCCGGGACCACCCCGGAACAGACCCTGGCGCCGTGCGCATCCGACGCCTCGTACGACTACGCGTCGCGTCCGGCCTCCGTCCGCCGCGCCGTCGCCCGCGTGGAGCTGACCGGGCGCATCGGCAGACCGCTGATCACGCTGCACGGCGATCTGGACGCGCTGCTGCCGAAGGCCACCGACTCGGACGTGTACGCGCGCATGGTCGACGCGAGCGGGCGGCACCCACTGCACCGCTACTTCACGATCGCGGGCGGCACGCACGTCGACGGGCTGTACGACACCTATCCCGACCGGCTCCGGCCGATCCTGCCCTGCTACCGGTCGGCGTTCGACGCGCTGGTCTCATGGGTGGAGCGTGGCACTCCACCGCCCGCGGACCGTACCGTCGGCAGGCCCGCGAGCGGTGATGTGCTCAACTCCTGCGCGCTGTCCACCCCGGTCGCTCCGGCGGCCGGGTGA
- a CDS encoding alpha/beta fold hydrolase, whose amino-acid sequence MRQAEFDGKGSCIRWTETPGEEPARVYVHGLGSVSSVYHAHVAARPELSGRRSLFVDLPGHGISDRPENFGYRLEEHADALAAALDAAELSGAELVAHSMGGSVAIVLSHRRPDLVSRLVLTEANLDASPPPGPGSAWITAYEEEEFVGGAHARVLEAVGPLWAATMRLADPRALHRSAVGLRRGSEPIMRDILEGLSVDRVFLQGELSGELPGRQALEAAGVRVVTVPGAGHNVMFDNPDAFVAAVAGRG is encoded by the coding sequence ATGAGGCAGGCCGAGTTCGACGGCAAGGGCAGCTGCATCCGTTGGACGGAGACGCCGGGGGAGGAGCCCGCGCGCGTGTACGTGCATGGACTGGGGTCGGTGTCCTCCGTGTACCACGCGCATGTCGCGGCTCGACCCGAGCTGTCGGGCCGGCGCAGCCTGTTCGTCGACCTGCCCGGGCACGGCATCAGCGACCGGCCCGAGAACTTCGGCTACCGGCTGGAGGAGCACGCCGACGCCCTCGCGGCGGCGCTGGACGCGGCGGAACTGAGCGGTGCGGAGCTGGTCGCGCACAGCATGGGCGGTTCTGTCGCCATCGTGCTCTCCCACCGTCGGCCCGACCTCGTCTCCCGGCTGGTCCTGACGGAGGCCAACCTCGACGCCTCGCCTCCACCCGGTCCCGGGAGCGCATGGATCACGGCCTACGAGGAGGAGGAGTTCGTCGGCGGCGCGCACGCGCGCGTGCTGGAGGCGGTCGGGCCTCTGTGGGCGGCGACCATGCGGTTGGCCGATCCGCGCGCCCTGCACCGCAGCGCCGTGGGGCTGAGGCGAGGCTCCGAGCCGATCATGCGCGACATCCTCGAAGGGCTGAGCGTCGACCGGGTGTTCCTTCAGGGCGAGCTCAGCGGTGAACTCCCGGGCAGGCAAGCCCTGGAGGCCGCGGGCGTGCGTGTGGTGACCGTACCCGGCGCCGGCCACAACGTCATGTTCGACAACCCTGATGCCTTCGTGGCGGCCGTCGCCGGGCGGGGCTGA
- the xylB gene encoding xylulokinase: protein MSAAEGPLVVGVDTSTQSTKALVVDASTGQVVASGQAPHTVSSGAGRESDPRQWWDALCEALRQCGDAAHEAAAVSIGGQQHGLVTLDDRGEPVRPALLWNDVRSAPQARRLTEELGGAKFWAERTGSVPAASFTVTKWAWLAENEPEAVRATKAVRLPHDYLTERLTGQGTTDRGDASGTGWWASGTESYDEEILARVGLDPALLPRVVRPGEVAGTVRDSHDLPFSKGTLVAPGTGDNAAAALGLGLRPGMPVLSLGTSGTVYAVSKRRPADPTGTVAGFADAHGDWLPLACTLNCTLAVDRLATLLGLDREAVEPTTALTLLPYLDGERTPNLPNASGLLHGLRHDTTAGQLLQAAYDGAVHALLGALDLVLDEDADRSAPLLLIGGGARGTAWQQTARRLSGRPVQVPEAKELVALGAAAQAAGLLTGEDPAAVARRWNTTRGPVLDAVERDEETLTRISGVLSDAAPLLQRSPEAH from the coding sequence ATGTCAGCAGCCGAGGGTCCGCTCGTCGTCGGTGTGGACACGTCCACCCAGTCCACCAAGGCACTGGTCGTCGACGCGTCGACCGGGCAGGTCGTCGCGAGCGGCCAGGCACCGCACACGGTGTCCTCCGGGGCCGGCCGCGAGAGCGACCCACGGCAGTGGTGGGACGCCCTGTGCGAGGCGCTGCGCCAGTGCGGCGACGCCGCGCACGAGGCCGCCGCGGTGTCGATCGGCGGGCAGCAGCACGGCCTGGTCACGCTGGACGACCGGGGCGAGCCGGTACGCCCGGCTCTGCTGTGGAACGACGTGCGCTCGGCGCCGCAGGCCCGCCGCCTGACCGAGGAACTGGGCGGCGCGAAGTTCTGGGCCGAGCGCACCGGCTCCGTCCCGGCCGCCTCCTTCACGGTCACGAAGTGGGCCTGGCTGGCCGAGAACGAGCCGGAGGCCGTCCGGGCCACCAAGGCCGTACGCCTCCCCCACGACTACCTCACCGAACGCCTCACGGGGCAGGGCACCACGGACCGCGGTGACGCCTCCGGCACGGGCTGGTGGGCGTCGGGCACGGAATCGTACGACGAGGAGATCCTCGCGCGCGTGGGGCTCGATCCGGCGCTGCTGCCCCGTGTGGTCCGGCCAGGCGAGGTCGCGGGCACCGTGCGCGACAGCCACGACCTGCCGTTCTCCAAGGGCACCCTGGTCGCCCCCGGCACCGGCGACAACGCCGCCGCCGCACTGGGCCTCGGGCTGCGTCCCGGCATGCCCGTGCTGAGCCTCGGCACGTCGGGCACGGTGTACGCCGTGTCGAAGCGGCGTCCCGCCGATCCGACCGGCACCGTGGCGGGCTTCGCCGACGCGCACGGCGACTGGCTGCCGCTGGCCTGCACCCTGAACTGCACACTCGCCGTGGATCGCCTCGCGACCCTGCTGGGCCTCGACCGCGAGGCCGTGGAACCGACCACCGCCCTCACGCTCCTGCCCTACCTGGACGGCGAACGCACCCCGAACCTGCCGAACGCCTCCGGTCTCCTGCACGGCCTGCGCCACGACACGACCGCCGGCCAGCTCCTGCAGGCCGCCTACGACGGCGCGGTCCACGCGCTGCTCGGCGCCCTGGACCTGGTCCTGGACGAGGACGCGGACCGCTCGGCCCCGCTGCTGCTGATCGGCGGCGGCGCCCGTGGCACGGCCTGGCAGCAGACCGCACGGCGGCTGTCGGGGCGCCCGGTGCAGGTCCCCGAGGCCAAGGAACTGGTCGCGCTCGGTGCGGCGGCCCAGGCGGCCGGCCTGCTGACCGGCGAGGATCCGGCCGCGGTCGCCCGGCGCTGGAACACCACGCGCGGACCGGTGCTCGACGCCGTGGAACGGGACGAGGAGACGCTGACCAGGATCAGCGGGGTACTCTCCGACGCGGCCCCGCTGCTTCAGCGGAGCCCCGAAGCTCACTGA
- the xylA gene encoding xylose isomerase, producing MSYQPTPEDRFTFGLWTVGWQGRDPFGDATRRALDPVETVQRLAELGAHGVTFHDDDLIPFGSSDTEREAHIKRFREALDATGMKVPMATTNLFTHPVFKDGAFTANDRDVRRYALRKTIRNIDLAVELGARTYVAWGGREGAESGAAKDVRVALDRMKEAFDLLGEYVTSQGYDLKFAIEPKPNEPRGDILLPTVGHALAFIERLERPELYGVNPEVGHEQMAGLNFPHGIAQALWAGKLFHIDLNGQSGIKYDQDLRFGAGDLRSAFWLVDLLESAGYTGPRHFDFKPPRTEDLDGVWASAAGCMRNYLILKERSAAFRADPEVQEALHASRLDELAQPTAADGLKSLLADRTAFEEFDVEAAAARGMAFERLDQLAMDHLLGARG from the coding sequence ATGAGCTACCAGCCCACCCCCGAGGACAGGTTCACCTTCGGCCTGTGGACCGTCGGCTGGCAGGGACGGGACCCCTTCGGCGACGCCACCCGCCGTGCCCTCGACCCGGTCGAGACGGTGCAGCGCCTGGCCGAACTCGGCGCCCACGGCGTCACCTTCCACGACGACGACCTGATCCCCTTCGGGTCCTCGGACACCGAGCGCGAGGCGCACATCAAGCGCTTCCGTGAGGCCCTCGACGCGACCGGCATGAAGGTGCCGATGGCCACCACCAACCTCTTCACGCACCCCGTCTTCAAGGACGGCGCGTTCACCGCCAACGACCGTGACGTGCGCCGCTACGCCCTGCGCAAGACGATCCGCAACATCGACCTCGCGGTCGAACTGGGTGCCAGGACGTACGTCGCCTGGGGTGGCCGCGAGGGCGCCGAGTCCGGCGCCGCCAAGGACGTGCGCGTCGCTCTCGACCGCATGAAGGAGGCCTTCGACCTCCTCGGCGAGTACGTCACCTCGCAGGGCTACGACCTGAAGTTCGCGATCGAGCCCAAGCCGAACGAGCCGCGCGGCGACATCCTGCTGCCGACCGTCGGCCACGCGCTGGCGTTCATCGAGCGCCTGGAGCGCCCCGAGCTGTACGGCGTCAACCCGGAGGTCGGCCATGAGCAGATGGCCGGGCTCAACTTCCCGCACGGCATCGCGCAGGCGCTGTGGGCGGGCAAGCTCTTCCACATCGACCTCAACGGCCAGTCCGGCATCAAGTACGACCAGGACCTCCGCTTCGGCGCCGGCGACCTGCGCTCCGCGTTCTGGCTGGTCGACCTCCTGGAGAGCGCCGGCTACACCGGGCCCCGCCACTTCGACTTCAAGCCGCCGCGGACCGAGGACCTCGACGGCGTGTGGGCGTCGGCCGCGGGATGCATGCGCAACTACCTCATCCTGAAGGAGCGTTCGGCTGCCTTCCGCGCCGACCCCGAGGTCCAGGAGGCCCTGCACGCCTCGCGTCTGGACGAGCTGGCGCAGCCGACGGCGGCGGACGGCCTGAAGTCGCTGCTCGCGGACCGCACGGCCTTCGAGGAGTTCGACGTCGAGGCGGCCGCCGCGCGCGGGATGGCCTTCGAGCGCCTCGACCAGCTGGCGATGGACCACCTGCTGGGCGCCCGCGGCTGA
- a CDS encoding DEAD/DEAH box helicase: protein MPRLPEATPTEISELACCRAVFVPGDPARTGRIAFWRTDGLAVPLVASGSVEELAVALPGEDGVELVNVPAVVLPVRTALPVLTRDRASAQAPRAAAFWGTAAVLALQLVARGLLLPGISAQDHDAWRAGPLRPEDVERIRALAAAMPPEAHAVPLEGFEPLRLPDPERLLRAFLDAVADALPRSPAAALVTGAPAYAAQEPQHLPEQRAWAADVASGHDAGVRLSLRLEVPGLAAATQGDAGLSFRAVLQVHSVSDPTLVADAGDVWAGSGAFGPRARMDALLALRRAARAWNPLTPLLSAAVPDAVELADEEVTDLLGEGTRALAGAGVDVHWPKALARTLTTRAVIGPPDDESAPGRVSSETPSLLSADALLAFNWRFALGDQRLTREELDRLAEANRPVVRLRDQWVLVDPQEVRRARAQQDRKVTPIDALGAALTGSTEVDGHQVEVRPTGWLAALRERLADPEGQEPVGQPAALAATLRDYQRRGLSWLVRMTSLGLGCCLADDMGLGKTITLIALHLHRQGDASSAGPTLVVCPTSLMGNWQREIEKFAPGTRVRRFHGSRRDLEAVADGEFVLTTYGTMRLDARRLAEVPWGMVVADEAQHVKNPYSATARELRSIGARARVALTGTPVENNLSELWAILDWTTPGLLGRLSTFRARYAQAVEGGHDPAAAERLARLVRPFLLRRHKSDPGIAPELPPKTETDRAVSLTAEQAGLYEAVVRETLAEIAGADSMARRGLIVKLLTGLKQICNHPAQFLKEEERPRIAGRSGKLELLDELLDTILSEGSSVLVFTQYVRMGRLIERHLAARGMRSQFLHGGTPVAEREALVRRFQDGEVPVFLLSLKAAGTGLNLTRAEHVVHYDRWWNPAVEAQATDRAYRIGQTRPVQVHRLIAEGTIEDRIADMLSRKRELADAVLGAGEAALTELTDAELADLVELRGGAR, encoded by the coding sequence GTGCCGAGGCTTCCCGAGGCAACACCGACCGAGATCTCCGAACTGGCCTGCTGCCGAGCCGTTTTCGTACCCGGCGATCCGGCCCGCACCGGCCGGATCGCCTTCTGGCGAACCGACGGCCTCGCTGTTCCGCTCGTTGCGTCCGGATCCGTCGAGGAGCTGGCCGTCGCCCTGCCCGGCGAGGACGGAGTCGAGCTGGTGAACGTGCCGGCCGTTGTGCTGCCGGTGCGCACCGCCCTGCCTGTGCTCACGCGTGATCGTGCCTCCGCGCAGGCTCCCCGAGCGGCCGCGTTCTGGGGTACGGCCGCCGTGCTGGCCCTGCAACTCGTGGCACGCGGCCTGCTGCTGCCCGGCATCTCGGCACAGGACCATGACGCCTGGCGCGCCGGTCCCCTGCGCCCGGAGGACGTCGAACGCATCCGCGCTCTTGCCGCCGCGATGCCGCCCGAAGCACACGCAGTGCCGCTGGAGGGCTTCGAGCCACTGAGGCTGCCGGACCCGGAGCGGCTGCTGCGGGCCTTCCTGGACGCGGTCGCCGACGCGCTTCCCCGCTCCCCCGCGGCAGCGCTGGTGACGGGCGCACCCGCCTATGCGGCTCAGGAGCCACAGCACCTGCCCGAACAGCGTGCGTGGGCGGCCGATGTCGCCTCCGGCCACGACGCGGGCGTACGGCTCTCGCTGCGGCTGGAGGTCCCCGGCCTCGCCGCGGCGACGCAGGGTGACGCAGGGCTGTCGTTCCGGGCGGTGCTGCAGGTGCACAGCGTGAGTGATCCGACGCTGGTCGCGGATGCGGGCGACGTGTGGGCGGGATCCGGCGCCTTCGGTCCGCGCGCGCGGATGGACGCCCTGCTGGCGCTTCGCCGGGCCGCGCGGGCCTGGAATCCGCTCACGCCGTTGCTCTCGGCCGCCGTGCCGGACGCCGTGGAACTCGCCGACGAGGAGGTGACCGACCTCCTGGGAGAGGGCACGCGAGCCCTCGCCGGTGCCGGTGTCGACGTGCACTGGCCCAAAGCGCTGGCCCGCACACTGACCACCCGCGCGGTGATCGGTCCACCGGACGACGAGTCCGCGCCCGGCAGGGTCTCCTCGGAGACGCCGTCGCTCCTGTCGGCCGACGCGTTGCTCGCCTTCAACTGGCGGTTCGCACTGGGCGACCAGCGGCTCACACGCGAGGAGCTGGACCGGCTGGCAGAGGCGAACCGCCCCGTGGTGCGGCTGCGCGACCAGTGGGTCCTCGTCGATCCTCAGGAGGTGCGCCGCGCCCGCGCGCAGCAGGACCGCAAGGTGACGCCCATCGACGCGCTCGGCGCCGCTCTGACGGGCTCCACCGAGGTGGACGGCCACCAGGTCGAGGTGCGGCCCACAGGGTGGCTGGCGGCGCTGCGCGAGCGCCTTGCGGACCCCGAGGGACAGGAGCCGGTGGGTCAGCCCGCCGCCCTCGCGGCGACGCTGCGGGACTACCAGCGGCGTGGCCTGAGTTGGCTGGTCCGGATGACGTCCCTGGGCCTGGGCTGCTGTCTGGCCGACGACATGGGCCTCGGCAAGACGATCACGCTCATCGCACTGCATCTGCACCGGCAGGGCGACGCATCGTCGGCCGGTCCGACGCTGGTGGTGTGTCCGACGTCCCTGATGGGCAACTGGCAGCGCGAGATCGAGAAGTTCGCACCCGGCACGCGCGTGCGCCGCTTCCACGGGTCTCGGCGTGATCTGGAGGCCGTGGCGGACGGGGAGTTCGTGCTCACCACGTACGGCACGATGCGGCTGGACGCGCGCCGGCTCGCCGAGGTGCCGTGGGGCATGGTCGTGGCGGACGAGGCCCAGCACGTGAAGAACCCGTACTCGGCGACCGCGCGGGAGCTGCGCTCCATCGGCGCACGCGCACGCGTGGCGCTCACCGGCACCCCCGTGGAGAACAACCTGTCGGAGCTGTGGGCGATCCTCGACTGGACGACGCCCGGCCTGCTGGGCCGCCTCAGCACCTTCCGCGCCCGCTACGCGCAGGCCGTCGAGGGGGGTCACGATCCGGCCGCCGCAGAACGCCTCGCCCGGCTCGTGAGGCCCTTCCTGCTGCGCCGGCACAAATCGGATCCGGGGATCGCGCCGGAGCTGCCGCCGAAGACGGAGACCGATCGTGCCGTGTCCCTCACCGCGGAACAGGCGGGTCTGTACGAAGCCGTGGTCCGCGAGACCCTCGCGGAGATCGCCGGTGCCGACAGCATGGCCCGGCGCGGTCTGATCGTGAAGCTCCTGACGGGTCTGAAGCAGATCTGCAACCACCCGGCGCAGTTCCTCAAGGAGGAGGAGCGGCCGAGGATCGCCGGACGCTCGGGAAAGCTGGAACTGCTGGACGAACTGCTCGACACCATCCTCTCCGAGGGGTCGAGCGTCCTGGTCTTCACACAGTACGTGCGCATGGGACGCCTCATCGAACGGCATCTGGCGGCCCGTGGCATGCGCTCGCAGTTCCTGCACGGCGGAACGCCTGTGGCCGAGCGGGAGGCTCTGGTGCGGCGCTTCCAGGACGGTGAAGTACCGGTCTTCCTGCTGTCGTTGAAGGCGGCGGGCACCGGCCTGAACCTCACCCGCGCCGAACACGTCGTGCACTACGACCGCTGGTGGAACCCCGCCGTCGAGGCGCAGGCCACGGACCGCGCGTACCGCATCGGCCAGACCCGGCCCGTGCAGGTGCACCGGCTCATCGCCGAGGGAACCATCGAGGACCGTATCGCCGACATGCTGAGCCGCAAGCGGGAACTGGCCGACGCGGTGCTCGGCGCCGGCGAGGCGGCACTGACGGAGCTGACGGATGCGGAACTGGCCGATCTGGTGGAACTGCGAGGGGGCGCCCGATGA
- a CDS encoding SWF or SNF family helicase: MTRHDGDMERTFAALPPAHGRGFAQTWWGQAWLKGLEETALDSKQLKAGRRLARAGAVGAVSVRPGRITAVVHGRDRTPHRADVLLEELTGEQWDRFLDMTVERAGHVAALLDRDMPPHLVEDAAATGIELLPGMGDLEPECDCGAWDHCGHTAALCYQVARLLDQDPFVLLLMRGRGERDLLDDLQARSAAPADEPSEPSVSSDPEGVDAAEAYATGDILPPLPALPELPAEPGVPPSLDTETPPTPGVDPAALEFLAARTAAEAHRMLAEALRAAPEQHAAEAELTLDQDAVRLAASGSASASVAQRLADGSGRGHEGLAMAVRAWRLGGVAALSVLDEEWTVAGETLARARAALDSAWDEDEQPSLRAQGNRWTVIGAPSQLRLGRDGRWWPYREERGRWVPAGGPAQDPATALASAQLAAEEEQP; the protein is encoded by the coding sequence ATGACTCGACACGACGGTGACATGGAGCGCACGTTCGCCGCACTGCCGCCCGCGCACGGGCGGGGGTTCGCACAGACATGGTGGGGCCAGGCCTGGCTGAAGGGGCTGGAGGAGACGGCGCTGGACTCGAAGCAGCTCAAGGCCGGCCGCAGGCTCGCGCGCGCGGGAGCGGTCGGTGCGGTGTCGGTACGCCCGGGACGCATCACCGCCGTCGTGCACGGCCGCGACCGTACGCCGCACCGGGCCGACGTACTGCTGGAGGAGCTGACCGGCGAACAGTGGGACCGCTTCCTGGACATGACCGTCGAGCGGGCCGGCCATGTCGCCGCGCTGCTCGATCGCGACATGCCACCGCACCTGGTGGAGGACGCCGCCGCCACAGGTATCGAACTGCTGCCGGGCATGGGAGACCTGGAGCCGGAGTGCGACTGCGGCGCCTGGGACCACTGCGGGCACACAGCGGCCCTCTGCTACCAGGTGGCACGGCTCCTGGACCAGGACCCCTTCGTGCTGCTGCTGATGCGCGGACGGGGCGAACGCGACCTCCTGGACGACCTCCAGGCCCGCAGCGCCGCACCCGCCGACGAGCCGTCGGAACCGTCCGTGTCATCCGATCCGGAGGGCGTGGATGCCGCCGAGGCTTATGCGACGGGCGACATCCTGCCGCCGCTGCCCGCCCTGCCCGAGCTGCCGGCCGAGCCAGGAGTGCCGCCTTCGCTGGACACCGAGACACCTCCCACGCCCGGCGTCGACCCGGCCGCGCTGGAGTTCCTGGCCGCCCGGACCGCCGCGGAAGCACACCGCATGCTGGCGGAAGCTCTGCGAGCCGCTCCTGAACAGCACGCTGCGGAAGCGGAGTTGACGCTCGACCAGGATGCCGTCCGCCTGGCAGCCTCCGGCTCCGCGTCCGCGAGCGTGGCGCAGCGGCTGGCCGACGGCTCGGGGCGCGGCCACGAGGGGCTGGCGATGGCCGTACGCGCCTGGCGCCTCGGGGGCGTCGCCGCGCTGTCCGTGCTCGACGAGGAGTGGACCGTCGCGGGCGAGACACTCGCACGCGCGCGTGCCGCCCTGGACTCGGCCTGGGACGAGGACGAACAGCCGTCGCTGCGGGCGCAGGGCAACCGGTGGACGGTCATCGGCGCGCCGAGCCAACTGCGCCTGGGACGGGACGGACGCTGGTGGCCGTACCGCGAGGAACGCGGCCGCTGGGTGCCGGCAGGAGGCCCTGCGCAGGACCCGGCAACAGCGTTGGCTTCCGCGCAGCTTGCGGCCGAGGAGGAGCAGCCGTAG
- a CDS encoding PadR family transcriptional regulator yields the protein MLELAILGFLYDTPLHGYELRKRIAALTGHVKPVAESTLYPAIKRLEKAGLLARATEPGAVAAPRHVLTLTEAGRRDLRHRLAEPDPRDISDENRWFTVLAFLRHLDDAAAQSAVLRRRLTFLEEPASFFYDGDRPLRAEELDDPFRRGILTIARATSRAELTWLRETIDSLRD from the coding sequence ATGCTGGAACTCGCCATCCTCGGATTCCTCTACGACACCCCGCTCCACGGCTATGAGCTGCGCAAACGCATCGCAGCGCTGACGGGGCACGTGAAGCCGGTCGCCGAGAGCACGCTGTACCCCGCGATCAAGCGGCTGGAAAAGGCAGGCCTGCTGGCCCGCGCCACGGAGCCGGGAGCAGTGGCCGCTCCGCGTCACGTGCTGACGCTGACCGAAGCGGGCCGACGGGACCTGCGCCACCGGCTCGCCGAGCCCGACCCGCGTGACATCAGCGACGAGAACCGGTGGTTCACCGTGCTCGCCTTCCTGCGGCACCTGGACGACGCGGCCGCCCAGTCCGCCGTACTACGACGTCGGCTCACCTTCCTCGAAGAGCCCGCCAGCTTCTTCTACGACGGTGACCGGCCCCTGCGCGCCGAGGAGCTGGACGATCCCTTCCGGCGCGGCATCCTGACCATCGCCCGGGCCACGTCCCGGGCCGAACTCACCTGGCTGCGCGAGACGATCGACTCACTCCGCGACTGA